GGTCGACGAGTTCCAGGACACCAACTTCGCACAGAGCCGGCTGCTCGAGCTGCTCGCCGGAGTTGATCGCAACCTGTGCGTGGTGGGTGACGACGACCAGAGCATCTACAAGTTCCGCGGTGCTTCGGTCGCCAACCTGCGACGGTTCCACGCCGTCTATCCCGATGCAGCCGTCATCCGGCTGGAAGAAAACTACCGGAGCCGGGGTCCCATCCTTCGCGCTGCCGGCCGTCTCATCAGCGAGGATCCGGACCGGCTGGAAAAGCGGCTGATCGTCACCCGCGGCGAAGGGCGGCCGATCAGCGTGTTGACGGCCACCAGTGTCACGGAGGAAGCCGACGCCGTTGCCCACGTGGTCAAAACCGCGATCGACGAAGGGCGGCATCGACCGAACGCGATCGCGATTCTGCTCCGCGCGAATGCCCACCTGCACAACGTCGCCCGCGCGCTGCAGCGCCACGGCGTCGCCTACCAGGTCAGTGGTGGGCGAGGCTTTTACCAACAGCCGGAGATCAAGGACTGCCTCGCCTACCTGCGCGCGGTCGACAGCCCGGACGACACCGTCTGCCTGATGCGCTTGCTGAGCCTGCCGCGCTACGCCACCGACTCGGTGCAAGCCGGCCGCTGGGCGCGTCAGGCGCGGGACGACGGACGGCGGTTCTTCGATCTCCTCCAGGAATCGACCGACGATGGAGCCCGCCGCCTCACCGAGGACCTGCGGCGCTTCAACGACCTGGCGTTGCGGCTCGGTGTCGACGATCTGTTCTACGAGGTGATGGAGCAAACCCACTACCTCGACCTGGAGCGGTTCCTCGGACCGATCGAGCGGTTGCAGGTCAGCGCCAGCGTGCAGAAGCTCGCCGAGCTGATCACGGCGTACTGCGACGAGCACGCCGACCACCATTTGTCCGCCTACGTCAAGCACCTCGACGCCACCGAAGCGGCACAGGCGGACGAGGAAATTGCGCCGCTCGACGAGACCGTCAACGCAGTCCACCTGATGACGGTGCACCAGGCGAAGGGGCTGGAGTTCGGCCTCGTCATCGTGCCGCACATGGTGGAGGGCCGCTTCCCCGCGAGCCGCCGTGGCGAAGGACTCACACTGCCGAACGAGCTCTTGAAAGAAGAACTGCCGCCGGCCGAACTGCACCTCGCGGAAGAGCGCCGCCTGGCTTACGTCGCCTTGACGCGCGCCCGCGAGGAAATCATTTGCACCCTGGCCGGCCGCTACGAAGGCGTCAAAGACTGGCGGCCATCGCGCTTCCTGACCCCGGTCCGTGGCGATGGCGCGCGCGAGCTGGCTGCCTCGCAGCTGCTCGCGTCATCGGCCGGCCGCCTCGTGGAGGTCGCTCGCCAGGTCGAGTTGCCGCTCAACGACGCGCCGCCGATTGCGGCCCTCTCGTACACGCAGGTCGACACCTACCTCCGTTGCCCGCAGATGTACCAGTACCGCTTCGTTTTCCGGTTGCCGACGCGGCCGAAGCCGCAGATGCAGTTCGGCCGCATCCTGCACGAGGCGCTCAAGGATGCGCTGGGCAGCATCGAACGCGAAAAACCGCTGACCTGGGCGATGGTGGACTCCGCTTACGTGGCGGCCTGGGCGAGGGAGCGGTTCTGTGCCCCGGAGCAGGCGCCATCCTTGCAGGACCTGGGGCGGACCTACTTACGCCGCGCCTTCGACGCCGGCGACTTGAGCAAGCCGCACCTGCTAGAGCAGCCCTTCAGCCTGCGCGTCGATGGGCTGAGGCTGACCGGGCGGATCGATCGGGTCGACCGCCATCCGGATGGCGCCTACGAGGTCATCGATTACAAGACCGGCTCGGCGAAGCGTGCCGCCGATCTCCAGCGCGACCTGCAGCTGGGCGTGTACGCTCTCGCCGCCCGCGAGGTCTTTCACTTCGACCCGCTCAGCCTCTCCTACTACTACCTCGAGACCAGCGAGCGGATCACCGTCGACAAGCCGAAGGAACGGTTGGAGGAAGACCGGCAGACGATCGTCAACGTGGCCGAGGGCATCCGT
This genomic interval from Candidatus Dormiibacterota bacterium contains the following:
- a CDS encoding UvrD-helicase domain-containing protein is translated as MIATTTSLTEAQRAAVAHPKGPLLIVAGAGTGKTRVLVERYRRLRQEGVPAEQILLLTFTEKAAREVLDRVEHEDYLPAGERFILTYHAFAQRFLQEEGWLCGIPKAFRIVSEVRKWELMRDVLLTWRPPHLFHAQRPYERIGELLKLVERAKQELVSPAEFRAWAEANATLDDPVLAAQREAAFVYTEYQERLLAEERLDFDDTIYFSVQLLTQEPSVAARQSKRFAHLMVDEFQDTNFAQSRLLELLAGVDRNLCVVGDDDQSIYKFRGASVANLRRFHAVYPDAAVIRLEENYRSRGPILRAAGRLISEDPDRLEKRLIVTRGEGRPISVLTATSVTEEADAVAHVVKTAIDEGRHRPNAIAILLRANAHLHNVARALQRHGVAYQVSGGRGFYQQPEIKDCLAYLRAVDSPDDTVCLMRLLSLPRYATDSVQAGRWARQARDDGRRFFDLLQESTDDGARRLTEDLRRFNDLALRLGVDDLFYEVMEQTHYLDLERFLGPIERLQVSASVQKLAELITAYCDEHADHHLSAYVKHLDATEAAQADEEIAPLDETVNAVHLMTVHQAKGLEFGLVIVPHMVEGRFPASRRGEGLTLPNELLKEELPPAELHLAEERRLAYVALTRAREEIICTLAGRYEGVKDWRPSRFLTPVRGDGARELAASQLLASSAGRLVEVARQVELPLNDAPPIAALSYTQVDTYLRCPQMYQYRFVFRLPTRPKPQMQFGRILHEALKDALGSIEREKPLTWAMVDSAYVAAWARERFCAPEQAPSLQDLGRTYLRRAFDAGDLSKPHLLEQPFSLRVDGLRLTGRIDRVDRHPDGAYEVIDYKTGSAKRAADLQRDLQLGVYALAAREVFHFDPLSLSYYYLETSERITVDKPKERLEEDRQTIVNVAEGIRAELFVAKPDRMKCGGCDFRLLCPSAAA